A DNA window from Phragmites australis chromosome 11, lpPhrAust1.1, whole genome shotgun sequence contains the following coding sequences:
- the LOC133885463 gene encoding coiled-coil domain-containing protein SCD2-like isoform X2 → MDRLSRPASPGGGGLGYASRRGLYAQAAYQQQQHHAGSAQTSPGGSPTATSPVHRHGRSGSLGGAASTAGRRGVVGGSRAHNTAARAAAQRLARVMASSSDVGGVGGGAGGDGGSGSDDDEYELSGPPIELSSTPRRASTRSPSPSIGRYLADQAPVSRPPSLTNRYMSGKSVPMIPSIKRPATSGTGSESPGLNRREQRRSVDLGSSLRVRRTSSSLHDEINTLQMENENMYDKLHLAEERSEDGDAKSMHMERQASVIGDAVETESNLINRKDAALEQRKIPLRIVSRSSSASYDEIAALRSEAKVASDVVTSVSRRVKSAGSELRTLQATANRMILSQEEMEEVVLKRCWLARYWTLCFKLGIHSDIAEEKQEYWSSFAPLALEAVLSIGQKARGGTLSDNADMETKSKMSDVNDMAGDGNIESMLSVEKGLRELASLKRMQSCLLWQNSDTSDLSQVASPKCPAFAAEGQSPSESLELSEEEREDVRFKQAWLTYFWRRAKNHDIEEDIADERLQFWIEQSYHPISTSDVIEVERGLYELKKLGIESQLWDATRRALDEDFSNHGSPTGSEV, encoded by the exons ATGGATCGcttgtcgcggccggcgagcccgggcggcggcgggctgGGGTACGCGTCGCGGCGGGGCCTCTACGCGCAGGCGGCgtatcagcagcagcagcatcacgCCGGCAGCGCGCAGACGTCGCCGGGCGGATCCCCAACGGCGACGTCCCCGGTCCACCGCCACGGGCGGTCCGGGTCGCTCGGCGGTGCCGCGTCCACCGCCGGTCGCCGCGGGGTCGTCGGCGGATCCCGCGCGCACAACAccgccgcgcgcgccgccgcgcAGCGCCTCGCGCGGGTCATGGCGTCCTCCTCCGATGTTGGCGGCGTCGGCGGGGGCGCGGGCGGGGACGGCGGGAGCGGGAGCGACGACGACGAATACGAGCTCTCGGGTCCCCCCATCGAGCTCTCCTCCACCCCGCGCCGCGCGTCCACTCGCTCTCCTTCCCCATCG ATAGGCCGTTACCTTGCGGATCAAGCACCGGTGAGCCGGCCGCCGTCCCTGACGAACCGCTACATGTCCGGGAAGTCGGTCCCAATGATACCGTCGATAAAGCGGCCAGCGACGAGCGGGACGGGGTCGGAGTCCCCCGGGCTGAACCGAAGGGAGCAGAG GAGGTCAGTTGATCTTGGAAGCTCATTGAGAGTCCGACGCacatcttcttctcttcatgATGAG ATTAACACGCTTCAAATGGAAAATGAGAACATGTATGACAAA CTTCACCTTGCAGAGGAAAGGTCTGAGGACGGAGATGCCAAATCCATGCACATGGAGAGACAG GCTTCTGTTATTGGTGATGCTGTAGAAACAGAGTCGAATTTGATTAACAG AAAGGATGCAGCACTAGAACAAAGAAAG ATTCCTCTGCGAATTGTTTCAAGGTCTAGCAGTGCAAGCTATGATGAGATTGCAGCCCTTCGGTCAGAAGCAAAG GTTGCTAGTGATGTGGTCACATCTGTATCTCGGAGAGTAAAAAGTGCTGGATCAGAACTGAGAACTCTTCAAGCAACAGCCAACAGAATGATCCTTTCACAAGAAGAAATG gaggaggtggtgctaAAGAGATGTTGGCTGGCCCGCTACTGGACGTTATGTTTTAAACTTG GGATACATTCTGATATTGctgaagaaaaacaagaatatTGGTCCTCATTTGCTCCACTTGCGCTTGAAGCTGTCCTATCAATTGGGCAAAAAGCAAGAGGTGGAACTTTATCAG ATAATGCTGACATGGAGACCAAAAGCAAAATGTCTGATGTAAATGACATGGCTGGTGATGGAAATATTGAGAGCATGCTTTCAGTAGAGAAAGGACTGCGTGAATTAGCTTCGCTCAAG AGGATGCAATCATGCTTGCTTTGGCAGAACAGCGACACATCAGACCTCTCTCAGGTGGCTTCTCCAAAAT GTCCAGCTTTTGCTGCTGAGGGTCAGAGCCCGTCCGAGTCATTAG AATTAAGTGAGGAAGAGCGAGAAGATGTACGCTTCAAGCAG GCATGGTTAACCTACTTTTGGAGGCGGGCCAAAAATCatgacattgaagaagatatAGCTGACGAGCGGCTACAGTTTTGGATAGAACAAAGCTATCATCCAATCAGTACAAGCGATGTCATAGAAG TGGAGAGAGGACTCTATGAGCTGAAGAAGCTGGGAATCGAGTCTCAGCTGTGGGACGCGACGAGGAGAGCTCTGGATGAGGATTTCAGTAATCACGGGAGTCCAACTGGCTCTGAAGTTTAG
- the LOC133884773 gene encoding glutathione S-transferase 4-like, giving the protein MAKPVKLYGWAISPFVSRALLCLEEAGVEYELIPMSREAGDHRRPEHLARNPFGQVPVLEDGDLTLFESRAIGRHVLRKHKPELLGEGNLERAAMVDVWLEVEAHQHHPVAVAIVVECVFAPFLGRARNQAAVDENVAKLKKVLEVYEARLSQSKYLAGDSISLADLSHFTLMHYFMATEYAAVVEALPHVKAWWEELAARSAARKVAAFMPLGFGPSKKEQQ; this is encoded by the exons ATGGCGAAGCCGGTGAAGCTGTACGGGTGGGCGATCTCGCCGTTCGTGTCGCGCGCGCTGCTGTGCCTGGAGGAGGCCGGCGTGGAGTACGAGCTCATCCCCATGAGCCGCGAGGCCGGCGACCACCGCCGCCCCGAGCACCTCGCCAGGAAC CCTTTTGGGCAGGTGCCGGTTCTCGAGGATGGAGACTTGACGCTCTTTG AATCTCGCGCGATTGGGAGGCATGTTCTTCGCAAGCACAAGCCGGAGCTCCTGGGGGAAGGGAACCTAGAGCGGGCCGCGATGGTGGACGTGTGGCTGGAGGTGGAGGCCCACCAGCACCACCCTGTGGCAGTTGCCATCGTGGTGGAGTGCGTCTTCGCGCCGTTCCTCGGCCGCGCGCGCAACCAGGCGGCCGTCGACGAGAACGTCGCGAAGCTTAAAAAGGTGCTCGAGGTGTACGAGGCGCGGCTGAGCCAGAGCAAGTACCTGGCCGGCGACTCGATCAGCCTCGCCGACCTGAGCCACTTCACGCTGATGCACTACTTCATGGCCACGGAGTACGCCGCGGTGGTGGAGGCACTGCCGCACGTCAAGGCGTGGTGGGAGGAGCTCGCCGCGCGGTCGGCGGCGAGAAAGGTGGCGGCGTTCATGCCGCTGGGTTTTGGGCCGTCCAAGAAAGAGCAGCAGTGA
- the LOC133884495 gene encoding uncharacterized protein LOC133884495 translates to MAPPAAVAVVLGDDLLREVFIRLPSPEDLLRSATACKEFLRVARSGPFLRRFRRLHPSSCPRLLGCLLLPAGRRRTPHLLPSSSAAAADRGGDFALSFLPGGWLGSCWFGNAAWQFLDCRNGRLLLKNLVSQELAVADPMARRCVALPAPPAERAVGYGLVANDGDSSEFRVVCVLRKVVSRELRALVLSSGELSWTDVAGLACQPDLAAPRAMQANRSLYWRLEGEERMVAFSMVTMEFSLLQLPPSLRQLSFEVIEKGEQDGNVLHLLTMSGFSIHVWAGLGDSDGGIVWRRVEKSVRFHKLLAQMTNPSVESYQHELEIIGVAAGVVFLRQWDHLFSIDLGTMKLRMLSDEDCSEALIYPYTIAWPPSFLNPAE, encoded by the coding sequence ATGGCTCCGCCAGCCGCCGTAGCCGTCGTGCTGGGCGACGACCTCCTCCGCGAGGTCTTCATCCGCCTCCCCTCCCCGGAGGACCTCCTCCGCTCCGCCACCGCCTGCAAGGAATTCCTCCGCGTCGCCCGCAGCGGCCCCTTCCTCCGCCGCTTCCGCCGCCTCCACCCCTCCTCCTGCCCGCGCCTCCtcggctgcctcctcctccccgccggccgccgccgcacccctcacctcctcccctcctcctccgcagcCGCGGCCGACCGCGGCGGCGACTtcgccctctccttcctccccggCGGCTGGCTGGGCTCCTGCTGGTTTGGCAACGCCGCGTGGCAGTTTCTGGACTGCCGCaacggccgcctcctcctcaagAATCTCGTGTCGCAAGAACTCGCCGTCGCCGACCCGATGGCCCGCCGCTGCGTCGCCCTCCCAGCGCCCCCCGCTGAGCGCGCCGTCGGGTACGGCCTCGTCGCCAACGACGGCGACTCGTCGGAGTTCCGGGTGGTCTGTGTTCTGCGAAAAGTCGTCTCGCGCGAGCTGCGCGCACTGGTCCTGTCCTCCGGCGAGCTCTCCTGGACCGACGTTGCGGGCCTCGCGTGCCAGCCCGATCTTGCCGCCCCCAGAGCAATGCAGGCGAACCGGTCGCTGTACTGGAGGCTCGAGGGCGAGGAGCGCATGGTGGCCTTTAGCATGGTGACCATGGAATTCTCACTGCTGCAGCTCCCACCATCCTTGCGGCAGCTAAGCTTCGAAGTCATCGAGAAGGGGGAGCAAGATGGCAATGTGCTCCACCTGCTCACCATGAGCGGCTTCAGCATCCATGTGTGGGCTGGTCTGGGGGACAGTGATGGTGGGATCGTATGGAGGCGGGTGGAGAAGTCGGTGAGGTTCCACAAGCTGCTGGCGCAGATGACCAATCCTTCGGTGGAGTCATACCAGCATGAGCTAGAGATCATCGGGGTGGCTGCCGGCGTTGTGTTCTTGCGGCAGTGGGATCATTTATTCTCCATTGATCTGGGAACTATGAAGCTCAGGATGTTGTCCGATGAGGATTGCTCGGAGGCGCTGATCTATCCTTACACGATCGCGTGGCCGCCTTCTTTCTTGAATCCTGCTGAATAA
- the LOC133884523 gene encoding sodium/hydrogen exchanger 1-like isoform X1 — translation MGLDLGALLKSGGLLVSDQDAIVSINIFIALLCSCIVIGHLLEGNRWVNESTTALAMGLITGGVILLVTNGTNSRILVFSEDLFFIYLLPPIIFNAGFQVKKKQFFRNFMTITLFGVVGTLISFVIISLGAMGLFRKLDVGPLELGDYLAIGAIFSATDSVCTLQVLNQDETPLLYSLVFGEGVVNDATSVVLFNAIQNIDIVHLDAFLLLNFIGKFLYLFFTSTILGVAAGLLSAYIIKKLCFARHSTDREVAIMILMAYLSYMLSMLLDLSGILTVFFCGIVMSHYTWHNVTESSRVTTKHTFATLSFIAEIFLFLYVGMDALDIEKWKLASSSPTKPIALSAIILGLVMVGRAAFVFPLSFLSNLSKKEARPKISFKQQVIIWWAGLMRGAVSIALAYNKFTASGHTAVRVNANMITSTVIVVLFSTMVFGLLTKPLLSLLIPPRPGLNMSELSSQSILDPLLGSLMGSDFDVGQISPQYNLHFILTAPTRSVHRLWRKFDDRFMRPVFGGRGFVPFVPGSPVERSTHESYLGTVIEAERS, via the exons ATGGGGCTGGATTTGGGAGCTCTTCTCAAATCCGGCGGGCTCTTGGTCTCGGACCAGGACGCGATCGTTTCGATCAACATCTTCATTGCGCTGCTCTGCAGCTGCATTGTGATCGGGCACCTGCTGGAAGGCAACAGATGGGTGAACGAGTCTACCACAGCGCTTGCCATG GGGCTGATCACTGGAGGTGTCATTCTGCTCGTTACTAATGGTACGAATTCAAGGATTCTTGTGTTCAGTGAGGATCTGTTTTTCATCTACTTGCTACCGCCGATCATCTTCAATGCTGG GTTTCAAGTAAAGAAAAAGCAATTCTTCCGCAACTTTATGACAATTACTTTATTTGGTGTTGTTGGGACATTGATATCCTTTGTAATAATCTCTCTCG GTGCTATGGGATTGTTCAGGAAACTTGATGTTGGTCCACTCGAGCTTGGGGACTATCTTG CAATTGGTGCTATTTTCTCTGCAACGGATTCTGTTTGCACCTTGCAG GTGCTTAACCAGGATGAAACACCCCTACTCTATAGTCTAGTTTTTGGTGAAGGTGTTGTAAATGATGCTACGTCTGTTGTGCTCTTTAATGCAATTCAAAACATTGATATTGTTCATCTTGATGCTTTTCTTCTATTAAACTTCATCGGAAAATTCCTCTACCTTTTCTTCACCAGCACCATCCTTGGAGTAGCT GCTGGGTTGCTTAGTGCATACATTATTAAGAAACTTTGTTTTGCGAG ACATTCAACTGATAGAGAAGTTGCTATCATGATTCTCATGGCATACCTTTCGTATATGCTGTCCATG CTGCTGGATCTGAGTGGCATTCTCACCGTCTTCTTCTGTGGAATAGTAATGTCACATTACACTTGGCATAATGTGACAGAAAGCTCTAGGGTTACTACTAA GCATACTTTTGCAACTTTATCATTTATTGCAGaaatttttctctttctctatgTCGGGATGGATGCATTGGACATTGAAAAATGGAAATTAGCTAGTAGCAG TCCTACAAAACCAATTGCTTTAAGTGCGATTATATTGGGCTTGGTTATGGTTGGAAGAGCAGCGTTTGTATTCCCTTTGTCTTTCCTATCCAACCTAAGTAAAAAAGAGGCACGCCCAAAGATCTCCTTCAAGCAACAA GTAATCATATGGTGGGCTGGTCTCATGAGAGGGGCAGTATCAATTGCACTCGCCTATAACAAG TTTACAGCATCTGGTCATACTGCAGTGCGAGTTAATGCTAACATGATCACCAGCACAGTCATTGTTGTTCTGTTCAGCACAATG GTTTTCGGTTTGCTGACTAAGCCACTGCTTAGTCTTCTCATCCCACCAAGGCCTGGCTTGAACATGTCCGAGCTCTCAAGCCAATCAATTCTAGACCCACTTCTTGGTAGCTTGATGGGGTCTGACTTCGATGTAGGCCAGATCTCCCCTCAGTACAACCTCCATTTTATTCTCACTGCACCAACTCGCTCCGTCCATCGTCTGTGGCGCAAGTTTGATGACCGTTTCATGCGCCCGGTGTTCGGGGGGCGAGGCTTTGTTCCATTTGTGCCTGGTTCTCCGGTGGAGCGGAGCACCCATGAATCTTACCTGGGCACTGTGATTGAGGCAGAGCGTAGTTAA
- the LOC133885463 gene encoding coiled-coil domain-containing protein SCD2-like isoform X1, translating to MDRLSRPASPGGGGLGYASRRGLYAQAAYQQQQHHAGSAQTSPGGSPTATSPVHRHGRSGSLGGAASTAGRRGVVGGSRAHNTAARAAAQRLARVMASSSDVGGVGGGAGGDGGSGSDDDEYELSGPPIELSSTPRRASTRSPSPSIGRYLADQAPVSRPPSLTNRYMSGKSVPMIPSIKRPATSGTGSESPGLNRREQRRSVDLGSSLRVRRTSSSLHDEINTLQMENENMYDKLHLAEERSEDGDAKSMHMERQASVIGDAVETESNLINRKDAALEQRKIPLRIVSRSSSASYDEIAALRSEAKVASDVVTSVSRRVKSAGSELRTLQATANRMILSQEEMEEVVLKRCWLARYWTLCFKLGIHSDIAEEKQEYWSSFAPLALEAVLSIGQKARGGTLSDNADMETKSKMSDVNDMAGDGNIESMLSVEKGLRELASLKVEDAIMLALAEQRHIRPLSGPAFAAEGQSPSESLELSEEEREDVRFKQAWLTYFWRRAKNHDIEEDIADERLQFWIEQSYHPISTSDVIEVERGLYELKKLGIESQLWDATRRALDEDFSNHGSPTGSEV from the exons ATGGATCGcttgtcgcggccggcgagcccgggcggcggcgggctgGGGTACGCGTCGCGGCGGGGCCTCTACGCGCAGGCGGCgtatcagcagcagcagcatcacgCCGGCAGCGCGCAGACGTCGCCGGGCGGATCCCCAACGGCGACGTCCCCGGTCCACCGCCACGGGCGGTCCGGGTCGCTCGGCGGTGCCGCGTCCACCGCCGGTCGCCGCGGGGTCGTCGGCGGATCCCGCGCGCACAACAccgccgcgcgcgccgccgcgcAGCGCCTCGCGCGGGTCATGGCGTCCTCCTCCGATGTTGGCGGCGTCGGCGGGGGCGCGGGCGGGGACGGCGGGAGCGGGAGCGACGACGACGAATACGAGCTCTCGGGTCCCCCCATCGAGCTCTCCTCCACCCCGCGCCGCGCGTCCACTCGCTCTCCTTCCCCATCG ATAGGCCGTTACCTTGCGGATCAAGCACCGGTGAGCCGGCCGCCGTCCCTGACGAACCGCTACATGTCCGGGAAGTCGGTCCCAATGATACCGTCGATAAAGCGGCCAGCGACGAGCGGGACGGGGTCGGAGTCCCCCGGGCTGAACCGAAGGGAGCAGAG GAGGTCAGTTGATCTTGGAAGCTCATTGAGAGTCCGACGCacatcttcttctcttcatgATGAG ATTAACACGCTTCAAATGGAAAATGAGAACATGTATGACAAA CTTCACCTTGCAGAGGAAAGGTCTGAGGACGGAGATGCCAAATCCATGCACATGGAGAGACAG GCTTCTGTTATTGGTGATGCTGTAGAAACAGAGTCGAATTTGATTAACAG AAAGGATGCAGCACTAGAACAAAGAAAG ATTCCTCTGCGAATTGTTTCAAGGTCTAGCAGTGCAAGCTATGATGAGATTGCAGCCCTTCGGTCAGAAGCAAAG GTTGCTAGTGATGTGGTCACATCTGTATCTCGGAGAGTAAAAAGTGCTGGATCAGAACTGAGAACTCTTCAAGCAACAGCCAACAGAATGATCCTTTCACAAGAAGAAATG gaggaggtggtgctaAAGAGATGTTGGCTGGCCCGCTACTGGACGTTATGTTTTAAACTTG GGATACATTCTGATATTGctgaagaaaaacaagaatatTGGTCCTCATTTGCTCCACTTGCGCTTGAAGCTGTCCTATCAATTGGGCAAAAAGCAAGAGGTGGAACTTTATCAG ATAATGCTGACATGGAGACCAAAAGCAAAATGTCTGATGTAAATGACATGGCTGGTGATGGAAATATTGAGAGCATGCTTTCAGTAGAGAAAGGACTGCGTGAATTAGCTTCGCTCAAG GTAGAGGATGCAATCATGCTTGCTTTGGCAGAACAGCGACACATCAGACCTCTCTCAG GTCCAGCTTTTGCTGCTGAGGGTCAGAGCCCGTCCGAGTCATTAG AATTAAGTGAGGAAGAGCGAGAAGATGTACGCTTCAAGCAG GCATGGTTAACCTACTTTTGGAGGCGGGCCAAAAATCatgacattgaagaagatatAGCTGACGAGCGGCTACAGTTTTGGATAGAACAAAGCTATCATCCAATCAGTACAAGCGATGTCATAGAAG TGGAGAGAGGACTCTATGAGCTGAAGAAGCTGGGAATCGAGTCTCAGCTGTGGGACGCGACGAGGAGAGCTCTGGATGAGGATTTCAGTAATCACGGGAGTCCAACTGGCTCTGAAGTTTAG
- the LOC133884493 gene encoding pentatricopeptide repeat-containing protein At3g05340, whose translation MRDASSPLLNYAHLSGLLARCGRAGDLRLGAALHAVVAKNPAHFRLCPRRACLRHALVAWNALVAMYARCGRSGDATRVFDEMPVRDSVSWNSLLSSASASSEDALALLRRMLRSAPGAGACDHATLTTVLSACARDGAAALRGCTAVHGLAVSCGLDAGVSVGNALVTAYFECGSPGPAERVFDAMTERNVITWTAMVSGMARAERYEESLALFWQMRRAVDANSATYSSSLLACAGSLAAMEGQQIHGLVVKAGFDTDLHVESGLMDVYSKCGLMDDALRVFRSCQNPDEVFFTVILVGFAQNGLEEKAFELFAEMVSAGIYIDANTVSAVLGAFGASAPFALGKQIHALVIKKCFGGNAYVCNGLINMYSKCGELQESVQVFDGMPTKNSISWNSIIAAFARHGHGSEVFQLFESMKADGAKPTDVTFLSLLHGCSHVGSAKKGLETLNSMSSQYGIHPRVEHYACVVDMLGRSGLLDDAKAFVEDGPFKDSALLWQALMGACSFHKNSVVGRYAAEKLLLLDSDCTAAYVLLSNIYSSDGRWDDRARVMKRMREMGLRKDTGKSWIELEKEIQSFVVGPTSRPDSAGVDDVLMQLSAVYSDQEDLVESNGL comes from the coding sequence ATGAGAGATGCGTCGTCCCCGCTCCTCAACTACGCGCACCTCAGCGGCCTCCTCGCCCGCTGCGGCCGCGCCGGGGACCTCCGCCTCGGCGCCGCGCTCCACGCCGTTGTCGCCAAGAACCCCGCCCACTTCCGCCTCTGCCCGCGCCGCGCCTGCCTCCGCCACGCGCTCGTCGCCTGGAACGCGCTCGTCGCCATGTACGCCCGCTGCGGCCGCAGCGGGGACGCCACCAgggtgttcgacgaaatgcccgTCCGGGACTCCGTCTCCTGgaactccctcctctcctccgcctccgcgtccTCCGAGGACGCGCTCGCGCTGCTCAGGCGGATGCTGCGATCGGCCCCAGGCGCGGGGGCGTGTGACCACGCCACGCTCACGACCGTCCTGTCGGCGTGCGCGCGCGACGGCGCGGCAGCCCTCCGGGGGTGTACCGCGGTGCACGGGCTGGCGGTCTCGTGCGGGCTCGACGCGGGGGTGTCCGTCGGGAACGCGCTCGTGACCGCCTACTTCGAGTGCGGCTCCCCGGGACCGGCGGAGCGTGTGTTTGACGCGATGACGGAGAGGAACGTCATCACGTGGACGGCGATGGTCTCCGGGATGGCTCGGGCGGAGCGTTACGAGGAGAGCCTCGCTCTGTTCTGGCAAATGAGGCGCGCGGTGGACGCCAACAGTGCGACGTACTCGAGCTCCCTGTTGGCTTGCGCTGGCTCACTTGCAGCCATGGAAGGCCAGCAGATTCATGGGCTTGTCGTGAAGGCTGGATTCGACACCGACCTCCATGTCGAGAGCGGGCTCATGGATGTGTATTCCAAATGTGGTTTGATGGACGATGCCCTCAGAGTGTTCCGCTCATGTCAGAATCCTGATGAAGTCTTCTTCACAGTGATTTTGGTTGGATTTGCTCAAAATGGACTGGAGGAGAAGGCATTCGAATTGTTCGCTGAGATGGTCAGCGCAGGAATTTACATAGATGCAAACACGGTTTCTGCGGTTCTCGGGGCCTTCGGTGCTTCTGCGCCTTTTGCTCTTGGGAAGCAAATCCACGCACTGGTCATCAAGAAATGCTTTGGAGGGAACGCATATGTCTGCAACGGTCTGATCAACATGTATTCGAAATGCGGTGAATTACAAGAATCTGTTCAAGTGTTTGATGGAATGCCAACTAAGAACTCGATTTCCTGGAACTCCATCATTGCAGCTTTCGCGCGACATGGCCACGGTTCCGAAGTTTTTCAACTGTTTGAGTCAATGAAAGCTGATGGTGCCAAGCCCACTGATGTCACTTTCTTATCGCTGCTCCACGGATGCAGCCATGTTGGATCAGCCAAGAAGGGACTGGAGACCTTGAATTCCATGTCATCACAGTATGGGATCCATCCAAGGGTGGAGCATTATGCATGCGTGGTTGACATGCTTGGCCGATCCGGTCTGTTAGACGACGCGAAAGCATTCGTAGAAGATGGGCCCTTCAAGGACAGTGCTCTTCTTTGGCAGGCGTTAATGGGAGCTTGTAGCTTCCACAAGAACTCAGTGGTTGGGAGATACGCAGCAGAGAAGTTGCTCCTCCTGGACTCTGACTGCACTGCTGCTTATGTCTTGCTCTCAAACATCTACTCATCAGACGGCAGATGGGACGACAGGGCCAGGGTCATGAAGAGGATGAGGGAGATGGGGTTGAGGAAAGATACTGGCAAGAGCTGGATTGAGCTCGAAAAGGAGATCCAATCTTTCGTCGTCGGACCGACGTCTCGTCCTGATTCTGCTGGTGTTGACGACGTGCTGATGCAGTTATCCGCAGTTTACAGTGATCAAGAAGATCTGGTGGAAAGCAATGGTTTGTGA
- the LOC133884523 gene encoding sodium/hydrogen exchanger 1-like isoform X2 — MVRIQGFLCSVRICFSSTCYRRSSSMLGAMGLFRKLDVGPLELGDYLAIGAIFSATDSVCTLQVLNQDETPLLYSLVFGEGVVNDATSVVLFNAIQNIDIVHLDAFLLLNFIGKFLYLFFTSTILGVAAGLLSAYIIKKLCFARHSTDREVAIMILMAYLSYMLSMLLDLSGILTVFFCGIVMSHYTWHNVTESSRVTTKHTFATLSFIAEIFLFLYVGMDALDIEKWKLASSSPTKPIALSAIILGLVMVGRAAFVFPLSFLSNLSKKEARPKISFKQQVIIWWAGLMRGAVSIALAYNKFTASGHTAVRVNANMITSTVIVVLFSTMVFGLLTKPLLSLLIPPRPGLNMSELSSQSILDPLLGSLMGSDFDVGQISPQYNLHFILTAPTRSVHRLWRKFDDRFMRPVFGGRGFVPFVPGSPVERSTHESYLGTVIEAERS; from the exons ATGGTACGAATTCAAGGATTCTTGTGTTCAGTGAGGATCTGTTTTTCATCTACTTGCTACCGCCGATCATCTTCAATGCTGG GTGCTATGGGATTGTTCAGGAAACTTGATGTTGGTCCACTCGAGCTTGGGGACTATCTTG CAATTGGTGCTATTTTCTCTGCAACGGATTCTGTTTGCACCTTGCAG GTGCTTAACCAGGATGAAACACCCCTACTCTATAGTCTAGTTTTTGGTGAAGGTGTTGTAAATGATGCTACGTCTGTTGTGCTCTTTAATGCAATTCAAAACATTGATATTGTTCATCTTGATGCTTTTCTTCTATTAAACTTCATCGGAAAATTCCTCTACCTTTTCTTCACCAGCACCATCCTTGGAGTAGCT GCTGGGTTGCTTAGTGCATACATTATTAAGAAACTTTGTTTTGCGAG ACATTCAACTGATAGAGAAGTTGCTATCATGATTCTCATGGCATACCTTTCGTATATGCTGTCCATG CTGCTGGATCTGAGTGGCATTCTCACCGTCTTCTTCTGTGGAATAGTAATGTCACATTACACTTGGCATAATGTGACAGAAAGCTCTAGGGTTACTACTAA GCATACTTTTGCAACTTTATCATTTATTGCAGaaatttttctctttctctatgTCGGGATGGATGCATTGGACATTGAAAAATGGAAATTAGCTAGTAGCAG TCCTACAAAACCAATTGCTTTAAGTGCGATTATATTGGGCTTGGTTATGGTTGGAAGAGCAGCGTTTGTATTCCCTTTGTCTTTCCTATCCAACCTAAGTAAAAAAGAGGCACGCCCAAAGATCTCCTTCAAGCAACAA GTAATCATATGGTGGGCTGGTCTCATGAGAGGGGCAGTATCAATTGCACTCGCCTATAACAAG TTTACAGCATCTGGTCATACTGCAGTGCGAGTTAATGCTAACATGATCACCAGCACAGTCATTGTTGTTCTGTTCAGCACAATG GTTTTCGGTTTGCTGACTAAGCCACTGCTTAGTCTTCTCATCCCACCAAGGCCTGGCTTGAACATGTCCGAGCTCTCAAGCCAATCAATTCTAGACCCACTTCTTGGTAGCTTGATGGGGTCTGACTTCGATGTAGGCCAGATCTCCCCTCAGTACAACCTCCATTTTATTCTCACTGCACCAACTCGCTCCGTCCATCGTCTGTGGCGCAAGTTTGATGACCGTTTCATGCGCCCGGTGTTCGGGGGGCGAGGCTTTGTTCCATTTGTGCCTGGTTCTCCGGTGGAGCGGAGCACCCATGAATCTTACCTGGGCACTGTGATTGAGGCAGAGCGTAGTTAA
- the LOC133884496 gene encoding small ribosomal subunit protein mS33-like translates to MSAAAGGLRRLLAAAATAGAAEARAAIFGHAVNPTGKRAATKLLRKKLVGEQVAQWYPYDIKRDDPLVMAREEKERLSKLEMLKRRGKGPPKKGQGRRAVKRSK, encoded by the exons atgagtgcggcggcgggcgggctgcggcggctgctggcggcggcggcgacggcgggagCGGCGGAGGCGCGTGCGGCCATCTTCGGACACGCGGTGAACCCGACGGGGAAGCGCGCGGCGACGAAGCTGCTGCGGAAGAAGCTGGTCGGGGAGCAGGTCGCGCAGTGGTACCCCTACGACATCAAGCGCGACGACCCGCTCGTCATGGCGCGGGAGGAGAAGGA GCGTCTGTCCAAGCTGGAGATGCTGAAGCGTCGTGGCAAGGGCCCGCCGAAGAAGGGACAGGGAAGGCGTGCGGTCAAGAGAAGCAAATAA